The following coding sequences are from one Paenibacillus stellifer window:
- a CDS encoding helix-turn-helix domain-containing protein, which yields MYEWNEMVQMMVDWVEEHLDSKATLQEMSERLGYSPYYCTRQFHLLTGMTLRDYVRLRRITHAALEVRDTELRLLDIAVKYGYSSQEAFTRSFVRAFGMTPASYRESRRPIPMSIRAEVFSPYHYAVKERVFMSELKLQEVEVKIERIPAHQFIGIWDVESDNYGDFWANGHDCDEVSGLLESMSHHTLPGQLGQTAGWFYREGRKGYLYGIPVSADYTGDIPEGMECRLIPESEYLVFYYPPFDYMKDNASVMKAVEDKAWSFDPGELDYVWDEAGEKQDYQRHFPEGYGYAVLRPVKRAE from the coding sequence TTGTACGAATGGAACGAAATGGTCCAAATGATGGTAGACTGGGTGGAGGAACATCTGGATTCGAAGGCAACGCTGCAGGAAATGTCCGAACGGCTGGGGTATTCGCCTTACTACTGCACAAGGCAGTTTCACCTGCTCACGGGGATGACTCTGCGCGATTATGTGCGGCTCCGGCGCATCACGCATGCTGCACTGGAAGTCAGAGACACGGAGCTGCGGCTTCTAGACATCGCCGTGAAGTATGGCTATTCCTCACAGGAAGCGTTTACCAGGTCTTTTGTCAGAGCCTTCGGCATGACGCCCGCTTCGTACCGGGAATCCAGACGGCCGATTCCAATGTCGATTCGGGCCGAAGTCTTCTCTCCTTATCACTATGCGGTGAAGGAGCGTGTCTTCATGTCGGAGCTTAAGCTTCAAGAGGTAGAGGTTAAAATTGAGCGAATACCGGCCCATCAATTTATCGGAATCTGGGATGTCGAATCGGATAATTACGGCGACTTCTGGGCGAACGGCCATGATTGTGACGAGGTGAGCGGGCTGCTGGAGAGCATGTCCCATCACACGCTGCCCGGTCAGCTGGGGCAGACCGCCGGCTGGTTTTACCGGGAGGGGAGAAAAGGTTATCTGTACGGAATTCCGGTATCCGCGGATTACACCGGTGATATTCCGGAAGGGATGGAATGCCGGCTTATCCCGGAGTCCGAGTACTTGGTCTTCTATTATCCTCCGTTTGATTATATGAAGGATAACGCTTCTGTCATGAAGGCCGTTGAGGACAAAGCGTGGAGCTTCGATCCCGGCGAGCTGGACTATGTCTGGGATGAAGCCGGGGAGAAGCAGGACTACCAGCGGCATTTCCCGGAGGGCTATGGTTATGCCGTACTACGGCCGGTGAAGAGAGCGGAATAG
- the fabF gene encoding beta-ketoacyl-ACP synthase II has protein sequence MERVVITGMGIVSPLGSGVKEFWNGLKDRRSGIREIDAFDTSAYKTKFAGTVRGFDAEALFGRKEARRMDRFTQFAVAAADQAWADAGLRQEALDMEQVGVYVGSGTGGIGTLLDQHRVLLERGPERVSPTLVPMMISNMAAATISIRLGTLGPTLSPVTACSIGNTAIGEAFRVIRSGDADVILAGGAEAAVNEISLASFGNAHALSARNDDIQGASRPFDAKRDGFVLGEGAGILVLESLSHAKRRDARIYAEVIGYGAGSDAYHMVATHPEGEGAYRAMKQALHSAGLEPGEIDVISAHATSTELGDRSETKAIKTLFGEDAYRIPVTANKSMTGHMLGAAGGAEAIALVKSLEAGLIPPTINLEHPDPECDLDYVPNAAREADLEIGMSNSFGFGGHNAVVIVRKYRE, from the coding sequence GTGGAAAGAGTTGTCATTACAGGCATGGGAATCGTATCGCCGCTCGGAAGCGGCGTGAAGGAATTCTGGAATGGGCTGAAGGATAGGCGGTCGGGTATCCGCGAAATCGACGCCTTCGATACGTCGGCTTACAAGACCAAGTTCGCCGGAACGGTCCGGGGCTTCGATGCCGAAGCCCTGTTCGGAAGAAAGGAAGCGCGGCGCATGGACCGCTTCACACAGTTCGCTGTTGCAGCGGCTGATCAGGCATGGGCTGACGCCGGACTGCGGCAAGAGGCGCTGGACATGGAACAAGTCGGCGTCTATGTCGGCTCGGGCACCGGAGGCATCGGCACGCTGCTCGATCAGCACCGGGTACTGCTGGAGCGCGGGCCGGAACGGGTCAGTCCGACGCTGGTCCCGATGATGATCTCCAACATGGCCGCCGCGACGATCAGCATCCGCCTCGGAACACTGGGCCCGACGCTGTCGCCTGTTACCGCCTGCTCCATCGGGAACACGGCCATCGGCGAGGCCTTCCGGGTTATCCGCTCCGGCGACGCGGATGTCATTCTGGCCGGCGGGGCGGAGGCGGCGGTCAACGAGATTTCCCTGGCCAGCTTCGGCAACGCACATGCCTTGTCCGCACGGAATGATGATATCCAAGGGGCCAGCCGGCCGTTCGACGCGAAGCGGGACGGGTTCGTCCTTGGCGAAGGCGCAGGCATTCTGGTGCTGGAGTCGCTATCGCACGCGAAGCGGCGGGATGCGAGAATCTACGCCGAGGTGATTGGCTACGGGGCGGGCTCCGACGCCTACCATATGGTTGCCACCCACCCGGAAGGGGAAGGCGCTTACCGGGCTATGAAGCAGGCGCTGCATTCCGCCGGGCTCGAGCCCGGCGAGATCGACGTCATCAGCGCTCACGCCACCTCCACGGAGCTTGGCGACCGCTCCGAGACGAAGGCGATCAAGACGCTGTTCGGCGAGGATGCCTACCGCATCCCGGTGACGGCCAACAAGTCGATGACCGGGCATATGCTCGGGGCCGCCGGCGGGGCCGAAGCGATCGCTCTCGTCAAGAGCCTGGAAGCGGGGCTTATTCCGCCGACGATCAATCTTGAGCATCCCGACCCGGAATGCGATCTGGATTATGTGCCGAATGCCGCGCGGGAAGCCGATCTTGAAATCGGCATGTCCAATTCCTTCGGCTTCGGCGGACACAATGCCGTGGTCATTGTTCGCAAATACCGGGAATAG
- a CDS encoding helix-turn-helix transcriptional regulator, whose protein sequence is MNDQARLEALSAFLKTQRAKITPGSVGLPEGGRRRTPGLRREEVAQLAGVSTTWYTWLEQGRNIKVSSSVLENIARALRLTADERRYLQSLALESHVSPPAPPEEQPEIRPALLKIIRELKYSPAIVIDRRSRIVGWNDAARHVFLDFVQVPAEGRNLIELLFARKELQRLAVNWEDFVTGFLAIFRTYYGQYVEDEWYRDFLRHMSGQYPDFGRLWQRSTVNSAPDVLIEFRHAKAGKMLFELTSMQVHGSADLRCLIYTPSSERTELKLMKIIRQA, encoded by the coding sequence ATGAACGATCAAGCCAGACTGGAGGCGCTGTCCGCCTTCCTGAAGACCCAGCGAGCCAAAATCACGCCGGGTTCGGTCGGACTTCCCGAGGGAGGCAGGCGCAGAACGCCGGGTCTTCGAAGGGAGGAGGTCGCCCAGCTAGCGGGCGTCAGTACGACCTGGTACACCTGGCTGGAGCAGGGACGCAATATTAAGGTATCATCTTCGGTGCTGGAGAATATCGCAAGGGCGCTCCGGCTGACTGCCGATGAGAGGCGGTATCTCCAGTCGCTCGCGCTGGAATCTCATGTCAGCCCCCCGGCTCCGCCCGAGGAACAGCCCGAAATCCGGCCGGCGCTGCTCAAGATCATCCGGGAACTTAAATACTCCCCGGCCATCGTGATCGACCGCCGCTCCCGGATTGTCGGCTGGAACGACGCGGCCAGGCATGTCTTTCTCGATTTCGTGCAGGTCCCGGCGGAAGGCCGGAATCTGATCGAGCTTCTGTTCGCCCGCAAGGAGCTTCAGCGGCTGGCGGTGAACTGGGAGGATTTCGTAACCGGCTTTCTCGCGATCTTCCGGACGTATTACGGACAGTATGTGGAGGATGAATGGTATCGCGACTTCCTGCGGCATATGAGCGGACAGTATCCGGATTTCGGCCGGCTGTGGCAGAGAAGCACTGTGAACAGCGCCCCTGACGTGCTGATTGAGTTCCGGCATGCGAAGGCGGGCAAAATGCTGTTCGAGCTGACCTCCATGCAGGTGCACGGCAGCGCCGATCTGCGCTGCCTCATCTACACGCCGTCATCCGAGCGGACGGAGCTTAAGCTGATGAAGATCATCAGGCAAGCCTAA
- a CDS encoding 5'-deoxyadenosine deaminase, whose translation MSGILIKNAQIVTMNQREEILHGDIRIKDDRIAEIGAGLTPLQGEQVMDAAGRTVIPGFVQTHIHLCQTLFRGKADDLELMDWLRKRIWPLEAAHDGESLYYSAMLGLGELISSGTTTIVDMETVHHTDYAFQAIAKSGIRALSGKVMMDQKGDDIPAALQEDTASSLQESVDLLEKWNGYDGGRIRYAFSPRFVISCTEPLLKEVRDLSARYGVNVHTHASENLGEIEIVQAMTGMRNIVYLDHIGLANERLILAHCVWLDEEERRILRDRGVHVSHCPGSNMKLASGFADTPGLIHEHVSVSLGADGAPCNNNLDMFGEMRMAALIQKPKHGPTAMDARTVFRMATIGGAKAVGLEDEIGSLEVGKKADLAILNLNNFHTFPSFDVDPVSRIVYSATRSDVESTIINGKVVMERGVMKTIDKDTVLREADTSIKRLLVRSPLGSI comes from the coding sequence ATGAGCGGTATTTTGATCAAAAATGCGCAGATTGTCACAATGAATCAACGGGAGGAAATCTTACACGGGGATATCCGTATCAAGGATGACCGGATCGCCGAAATCGGAGCGGGTCTCACGCCGCTGCAGGGCGAGCAGGTGATGGATGCCGCAGGCCGCACGGTGATTCCAGGCTTCGTTCAGACGCATATCCATCTGTGCCAGACACTCTTCCGGGGGAAGGCGGACGATCTGGAGCTGATGGACTGGCTGCGCAAACGCATCTGGCCGCTGGAAGCGGCGCATGACGGCGAATCGCTCTATTACTCGGCCATGCTCGGACTCGGCGAACTGATATCTAGCGGCACGACGACGATCGTCGATATGGAGACGGTGCACCACACCGATTACGCGTTTCAGGCCATTGCGAAGAGCGGTATTCGCGCCCTCTCCGGCAAGGTGATGATGGATCAGAAAGGAGACGACATCCCAGCCGCGCTTCAGGAGGATACGGCATCTTCGCTGCAGGAGAGCGTGGATCTGCTGGAGAAATGGAACGGCTATGACGGGGGACGTATCCGGTACGCTTTTTCCCCGAGATTCGTCATCTCATGCACCGAGCCGCTGCTGAAGGAGGTCCGTGATCTGTCGGCACGCTATGGGGTCAATGTGCATACTCACGCGTCCGAGAATCTGGGTGAGATCGAGATTGTGCAGGCGATGACCGGCATGCGCAATATCGTGTACCTCGATCATATCGGTCTGGCGAACGAGCGGCTCATTCTGGCTCACTGCGTCTGGCTTGATGAGGAGGAACGGCGGATTCTGCGCGATCGCGGCGTTCATGTCAGCCATTGTCCAGGCTCCAATATGAAGCTCGCGTCCGGCTTCGCCGATACCCCGGGACTGATTCACGAGCATGTGTCGGTGAGCCTTGGCGCGGACGGCGCGCCGTGCAATAATAACCTCGATATGTTCGGAGAAATGCGGATGGCCGCTCTGATCCAGAAGCCGAAGCACGGGCCGACGGCGATGGATGCCCGGACCGTGTTCCGGATGGCGACGATCGGCGGAGCGAAAGCGGTCGGCCTGGAGGATGAAATCGGCAGTCTGGAAGTCGGGAAAAAAGCGGATCTGGCGATCCTCAATCTGAACAACTTTCATACGTTCCCTTCCTTTGACGTTGATCCGGTCTCGCGGATTGTGTATTCCGCAACCCGCTCCGATGTGGAGAGCACGATCATTAACGGCAAGGTCGTCATGGAGCGCGGCGTGATGAAGACAATCGACAAGGATACGGTGCTGCGCGAAGCGGACACTTCGATCAAACGGCTGCTGGTCCGCTCGCCGCTGGGCTCCATTTAG
- a CDS encoding NAD(P)-dependent oxidoreductase: MDRESLKKEWIPLKKIAWIGTGHMGVPMARNLIQAGYGLHVYNRTAERAQPLGREGAVLRKTPAEAADEADVIFLMLTKGEAVREVLEGENGVLSHLREGAYIVNMSTILTEEAKAFARLTEQAGGIYVDAPVSGSVGPATKGQLVILAGCSPEALEYCAPFFDRLGKSTIHFGDVGAGSSAKLAINLLLGVVAQGIGEALLFGESSGLKREQVLQMIDESAVSTKLFEAKKMMYVKEEFPAAFMISLVAKDLGLVQDEAKLAGLTLPLAEAAGKTYAAADREGRGELDMAAIVQQLKDMRRS, translated from the coding sequence ATGGACAGAGAAAGCTTGAAGAAGGAGTGGATTCCATTGAAAAAGATCGCATGGATCGGAACAGGACATATGGGCGTACCGATGGCCCGAAATTTGATTCAAGCCGGATATGGCCTGCATGTGTATAACCGGACAGCGGAAAGAGCGCAGCCGCTTGGAAGAGAGGGGGCGGTTCTCCGCAAGACTCCTGCCGAGGCTGCGGATGAAGCCGATGTTATCTTCCTGATGCTGACGAAGGGCGAAGCGGTCCGGGAGGTGCTGGAAGGCGAGAACGGCGTTCTCTCCCATCTGCGGGAAGGCGCGTACATCGTCAATATGAGCACGATTCTGACTGAGGAAGCGAAGGCTTTCGCGCGGCTTACGGAACAAGCCGGGGGCATTTATGTGGACGCCCCTGTATCCGGCTCCGTGGGGCCGGCGACCAAGGGCCAGCTTGTCATTCTTGCCGGCTGCTCGCCCGAAGCGCTTGAATATTGCGCCCCGTTCTTTGACCGGCTGGGCAAATCGACGATTCACTTCGGCGATGTCGGCGCAGGCAGCTCCGCGAAGCTTGCGATCAATCTGCTTCTCGGCGTCGTCGCCCAGGGTATCGGGGAAGCGCTGCTCTTCGGCGAAAGCTCTGGCCTGAAGCGGGAGCAGGTGCTGCAGATGATCGACGAATCAGCCGTCTCGACGAAGCTGTTCGAGGCCAAGAAGATGATGTATGTAAAAGAGGAATTCCCGGCTGCATTCATGATCAGCCTTGTGGCGAAGGATCTGGGACTGGTCCAGGATGAAGCGAAGCTGGCCGGTCTTACGCTGCCGCTTGCGGAAGCTGCCGGCAAGACGTATGCAGCAGCTGACCGTGAAGGCAGGGGAGAGCTGGATATGGCCGCAATCGTGCAGCAGCTCAAGGATATGCGCCGGAGCTGA
- a CDS encoding GNAT family N-acetyltransferase, with protein MENVIRQGRMDDLERIMALIAECVRVMQEGGSDQWNESYPNREVIAKDIEQGTLYVFEDDGTPAGIIVLDENEAEEYQSIDWVQKEGRHLVMHRLAVHPEIQGKGIARRLLAFAEDQAAREGYSSIRMDTYAKNDRALSLYLRLGYEVRGEVRFPGRIANFPVMEKLLKSAES; from the coding sequence ATGGAGAACGTCATCAGACAAGGAAGAATGGATGATCTGGAGCGGATCATGGCTTTGATTGCCGAATGCGTGCGCGTGATGCAAGAGGGCGGCAGCGACCAATGGAATGAAAGCTATCCGAACCGTGAGGTCATCGCGAAGGATATCGAACAGGGAACGCTCTATGTGTTCGAGGATGACGGTACGCCTGCCGGCATTATTGTTCTGGACGAGAACGAAGCCGAGGAATACCAGTCGATCGACTGGGTGCAGAAGGAAGGGCGTCATCTGGTCATGCACCGGCTGGCGGTTCACCCGGAAATTCAGGGCAAAGGCATTGCCCGCCGCCTGCTCGCGTTCGCCGAAGATCAGGCGGCCCGCGAAGGTTATTCCAGCATCCGCATGGATACATACGCTAAGAACGACAGAGCGCTCAGCCTGTATCTCCGCCTTGGCTACGAGGTTCGGGGCGAGGTCCGGTTCCCGGGCCGGATCGCCAATTTTCCGGTTATGGAGAAGCTGCTGAAGTCAGCGGAGAGCTGA
- a CDS encoding nucleoside-diphosphate sugar epimerase has product MQNQITKILEHMAHSHEQMARILDAERHVAVRMAQIVHDLPDAEPDFGGTEGVIESAGRVNKTIISYLNAFADLQEAMAEQVGRVIKEMQGQEEE; this is encoded by the coding sequence ATGCAGAACCAAATCACCAAAATACTGGAGCACATGGCCCATTCCCACGAACAGATGGCGCGCATCCTTGACGCCGAGCGCCATGTAGCTGTCCGCATGGCTCAAATCGTTCATGACCTGCCGGATGCGGAGCCCGACTTCGGCGGGACTGAAGGCGTCATCGAAAGCGCGGGCCGTGTGAACAAGACCATCATCTCCTATCTTAATGCTTTCGCGGATTTGCAGGAGGCGATGGCCGAACAGGTAGGGAGAGTAATTAAGGAAATGCAGGGCCAGGAAGAAGAGTAG
- a CDS encoding DUF438 domain-containing protein produces the protein MSELINNREAQAPERSERQQMLMDIIKELHAGKDVEEVKARFQEATLNVSVSEISELEHALMTEEGIPVSEVQRLCSVHTAVFKGSIEEIHRSSKPEEQPGHPVHTFKQENRELEKLTGFTLELHKDKFAKDDSPAAIYKLLEDLNLLMDIDKHYSRKENLLFPYLEKYGVYGPTKVMWGVDDGIRSMIKEAKALLSAYEGGREEVLNALELIIKEVNEMIFKEENILLPMALEKLTEDEWVKIAGESESIGFCLTAPEKEWIPERAPEPTVAADSEAGGGAEAPQGFIRFETGIVSVQQLELIMNHLPVDLTFIDENDVVRYFSHGKERIFARTKAVIGRTVQNCHPPQSVHVVEKLLEDFKSGRKDAEDFWIQIKDKFVYIRYFAIRDEEGRYMGTLEFTQNIAPIRALEGQKRIMSE, from the coding sequence ATGAGCGAACTCATTAACAACCGCGAGGCGCAAGCGCCGGAGCGCAGCGAACGCCAGCAGATGCTGATGGACATCATCAAGGAGCTGCATGCGGGCAAGGATGTAGAAGAGGTCAAAGCGCGCTTCCAGGAAGCGACCCTCAATGTGTCGGTGTCGGAAATTTCGGAGCTGGAGCATGCACTGATGACCGAGGAAGGCATTCCGGTATCTGAAGTTCAGCGTCTGTGCTCCGTCCATACGGCCGTGTTCAAGGGCTCGATCGAGGAGATTCACCGTTCGTCGAAACCCGAGGAACAGCCCGGTCATCCCGTGCATACGTTCAAACAGGAGAACCGGGAGCTGGAGAAGCTGACGGGCTTCACTCTGGAGCTGCACAAGGACAAGTTCGCCAAGGATGACAGTCCGGCGGCAATCTACAAGCTGCTGGAGGATTTGAATCTTCTGATGGACATCGACAAGCATTACAGCCGCAAGGAGAATCTCCTCTTTCCTTATCTTGAAAAATACGGCGTGTACGGTCCGACAAAGGTCATGTGGGGCGTCGACGACGGTATCCGGAGCATGATCAAGGAAGCCAAGGCGCTGCTGTCCGCTTATGAGGGCGGGCGGGAAGAAGTTCTGAACGCGCTGGAGCTGATCATCAAGGAAGTTAACGAGATGATCTTTAAGGAAGAAAATATTTTGCTGCCGATGGCGCTGGAGAAGCTGACCGAGGACGAATGGGTCAAAATCGCCGGGGAGAGCGAGAGCATCGGCTTCTGCCTGACCGCGCCGGAGAAGGAGTGGATTCCGGAACGCGCGCCGGAGCCGACGGTGGCTGCGGATTCGGAAGCCGGCGGTGGAGCCGAAGCGCCTCAGGGCTTCATCCGCTTTGAGACGGGAATCGTGTCCGTACAGCAGCTTGAGCTGATCATGAACCATCTCCCGGTCGATCTTACCTTCATCGACGAGAACGATGTGGTCCGGTATTTCTCTCACGGCAAGGAGCGGATCTTCGCCCGTACAAAAGCAGTAATCGGCCGCACCGTGCAGAACTGCCATCCGCCGCAAAGCGTGCATGTGGTGGAGAAGCTGCTGGAAGACTTCAAATCCGGACGCAAGGATGCCGAAGACTTCTGGATTCAAATCAAGGATAAATTCGTCTACATCCGCTATTTCGCCATCCGGGACGAAGAGGGGCGTTACATGGGAACTCTGGAGTTTACGCAAAATATCGCGCCGATCCGGGCCCTGGAAGGCCAGAAGCGCATTATGTCGGAGTAA
- a CDS encoding DUF1858 domain-containing protein, producing MDKTMRMDETVYDLATRWPETVDIMVELGFKDIAKPGMLQTAGRFMTLEKGIKLKRMDADTVKEAFRSRGFSILA from the coding sequence ATGGACAAAACGATGCGCATGGATGAAACGGTGTATGACCTGGCCACCCGCTGGCCGGAAACGGTGGATATCATGGTTGAGCTGGGCTTCAAGGATATCGCCAAGCCGGGCATGCTGCAGACAGCAGGACGGTTCATGACGCTGGAGAAGGGAATCAAGCTGAAGCGGATGGATGCGGACACCGTCAAGGAGGCATTCCGGAGCCGCGGGTTCAGCATTTTAGCATAG
- a CDS encoding MFS transporter produces MQHSHGAARVYTRMKFLTSLAGSTMFTTYTIYYVKELGFTPLQLMLIGTVLELTVLIFEGITGVVADTYGRRRSVIIGMFILGGGFTLEGTAVWLSSGSVMLPAFGIILAAQLLFGIGWTFISGADTAWIVDEVGEQGAGGLFMSAQKITLAASLAGIGISVGLSTLMPNLPYLAGGMMYWILGVYLLARMQETGFVPRTEGRRESPIREMRKAWQDGAAVVRRSPLLIAMVLITVFTGAASEGYDRLWEAYMMNGIGFPAGPISPALWFGIFSAAATLLGMAAVHAAERRINMNSGRTLSLSLLLLTAIRALGILGLALSPSFGGAAAAVLMVSIASAVAEPVYATWLNRNLESRTRATVLSMVSQADAFGQSAGGPAVGWIGSRFSIRASLLAAGVLLFPVLGVFGRGIKDAGDDALNRKAG; encoded by the coding sequence ATGCAGCATTCGCATGGAGCGGCCCGGGTATATACCCGAATGAAGTTTTTGACTTCCCTGGCGGGAAGCACGATGTTTACAACCTATACGATTTATTATGTCAAAGAGCTCGGGTTTACCCCCCTTCAGCTCATGCTGATCGGGACGGTTCTGGAGCTTACGGTGCTGATTTTTGAAGGAATTACGGGCGTTGTTGCCGATACCTACGGACGCAGACGGTCGGTTATTATCGGCATGTTCATTCTCGGCGGAGGCTTCACCCTTGAAGGAACCGCCGTCTGGCTGTCCTCCGGGTCTGTCATGCTTCCGGCTTTTGGCATTATTCTGGCGGCCCAGCTGCTGTTCGGGATAGGCTGGACGTTCATCAGCGGAGCAGATACGGCCTGGATCGTGGACGAAGTCGGTGAGCAGGGGGCTGGCGGGCTCTTCATGAGCGCTCAGAAAATAACTCTCGCCGCTTCCCTCGCCGGCATAGGCATCAGTGTCGGTCTGTCAACGCTGATGCCCAATCTGCCTTACCTGGCCGGCGGGATGATGTATTGGATTCTTGGCGTCTATCTGCTCGCCAGGATGCAAGAGACGGGCTTCGTTCCGCGAACCGAAGGCCGGAGAGAATCGCCAATCCGCGAGATGCGGAAGGCCTGGCAGGACGGCGCAGCCGTGGTGCGCCGCAGCCCGCTGCTGATTGCCATGGTGCTGATAACCGTCTTCACGGGCGCCGCCTCGGAAGGGTATGACCGGCTGTGGGAAGCCTATATGATGAACGGCATCGGCTTTCCGGCGGGGCCGATTTCGCCGGCGCTCTGGTTCGGCATCTTCAGCGCAGCCGCCACGCTGCTCGGGATGGCGGCCGTTCATGCCGCTGAGCGCAGAATCAACATGAACAGCGGGCGTACGCTCTCGCTCAGCTTATTGCTGCTGACGGCGATCCGCGCGCTTGGCATTTTAGGACTTGCGCTGTCGCCATCGTTCGGCGGCGCGGCTGCAGCGGTGCTGATGGTCAGCATCGCTTCTGCGGTGGCCGAGCCGGTGTACGCCACCTGGCTCAACCGGAATCTGGAGAGCCGCACACGGGCGACCGTCTTGTCGATGGTCAGCCAGGCCGATGCCTTCGGGCAGAGCGCGGGAGGTCCGGCGGTCGGCTGGATCGGAAGCCGGTTCTCCATTCGGGCTTCGCTGCTGGCGGCGGGCGTGCTGCTGTTTCCCGTACTCGGCGTATTCGGCCGGGGGATCAAGGACGCCGGAGACGACGCCTTGAACCGGAAGGCGGGCTGA
- a CDS encoding LacI family DNA-binding transcriptional regulator, with translation MRVTINDIARAANVAKSTVSKVLNDSPTISEATKEKVRAIMLEMNYEPSSFATRLAKQKCYNIGLIIDLSRKSDFLNYSFYDIIGGVESVIGPLDYELTICNIEHIGRDRFVSRFVLGRKVDGIILDNSILTPMLAQELNERSFPYIVIGELPGVRPLRWVDIDNRSGAAILTQHLLAQGYRNPAFIGGEECDPLFGARVAGFRDALPHTSLPPVLPGYSNEANGRRLTCELLSLSQAPDSIVCMSNLVAFGALQELGERGISIPENIGIATFDNRPLAPYTTPPLTCLDMDTFALGAAAGDMLMAQINEPNAIQAEEHRWVEPKLVVRQSTALMKGID, from the coding sequence ATGAGAGTAACGATTAACGATATCGCCCGAGCGGCGAATGTAGCCAAATCAACCGTATCCAAGGTCCTGAACGATTCACCGACCATCTCGGAGGCTACTAAGGAAAAAGTCCGGGCCATCATGCTGGAGATGAATTATGAGCCGAGCAGCTTCGCCACACGGCTGGCCAAACAGAAATGCTATAACATCGGACTCATCATCGACCTTTCACGCAAAAGCGATTTCCTGAATTATTCGTTCTACGATATTATCGGCGGTGTTGAGAGCGTTATCGGACCGCTCGATTACGAGCTGACGATCTGCAATATCGAACATATCGGTCGGGACCGGTTCGTAAGCCGCTTCGTGCTCGGCCGCAAAGTGGACGGAATTATTTTGGACAACTCCATCCTGACCCCAATGCTGGCGCAAGAGCTTAACGAACGGAGTTTTCCTTACATCGTTATTGGAGAGCTTCCGGGAGTCCGGCCCTTGAGATGGGTCGATATCGACAATCGCAGCGGAGCCGCGATTCTGACGCAGCATCTGCTCGCCCAAGGGTACCGGAACCCGGCGTTTATCGGCGGTGAAGAGTGCGACCCGCTGTTCGGAGCGAGAGTGGCGGGATTCCGGGATGCGCTGCCGCATACGTCATTGCCGCCTGTGCTTCCCGGCTACTCGAACGAGGCCAACGGGCGCAGGCTTACTTGTGAGCTGCTCTCCCTCAGCCAAGCTCCGGATTCGATTGTGTGCATGAGCAACCTTGTGGCTTTCGGTGCGCTTCAGGAGCTCGGCGAGCGGGGGATCTCAATACCGGAAAATATCGGAATCGCCACCTTTGACAATAGACCGCTTGCTCCATATACGACGCCCCCGTTGACCTGTCTTGATATGGACACGTTCGCGCTGGGAGCGGCGGCAGGGGACATGCTGATGGCACAGATTAACGAGCCGAATGCCATTCAGGCGGAGGAGCACCGCTGGGTGGAGCCGAAGCTGGTTGTCCGCCAGTCCACTGCATTAATGAAAGGAATTGATTAA